A DNA window from Hordeum vulgare subsp. vulgare chromosome 1H, MorexV3_pseudomolecules_assembly, whole genome shotgun sequence contains the following coding sequences:
- the LOC123441655 gene encoding uncharacterized protein LOC123441655, translating to MLVHQSIEEDVFEPLVSRVNEIRRRFFGIVSSSENDGRAPTMHELPEKIRWEVQHLEELFEGIKEDKEGVYESITSVSMAVSKWQRRLGIVYRNASGAPALFEGMKWAVEHHEGWVEDGTTSEANTETLSFDEYEFFESLRYLKTAEGGSEARFLDGIKSGMQCINDVLATVHSRTEAANESLRIVDHVFSPVLKLIKTIDHLVSVAAEGGDKSQNYKFLVKIDGQVNCLQDALHVIDINKTEVEESFRTMEGLIWPLLSRLNATCNVQLEPPSFQDEIKKGINHLVDVLGMIEKKKQDGNANFSIVNAAFSPLLTCLNTIRHLSLEALAHEDKSGAFILLGNISDELSQLKDVLQKVQQKEKGIYSNFDAIEQHIDELFEGPMIDAEGSLKLQQMGGLREKFCAIHKEITNTWGKVNDSFKVQDGSIRSMAARHEASSSRPLSAADTFNINRESVEMWKLKDSINGLETRLRQCLLCLAVFPEDAVIKKRLLIHWWIGEGFVSSVSEGKKFFNELLITKGFIKPVKKYHCEKVHGCKVQPLIRALLIEAAKSAAFVELSSDGSSKNDFTRTRRACLQDGKILTSFHRNVLTIYNIKQQYLELDKTWFSGKTCLSTVQLGRWQDSNYDPRAHHVELNNVDFLKQVKSCKQLKYLSFRGISRIEALPTSIGKLTRLVILDLKACHNLEDLPKEIVKLVNLEYLDVSECYLLSGMPKGLIKLSQLEVLKGFVLANTRSKDPCHLNELAMLKKLRTLSIRIGNSIDSDQFEKIKEFCALRSLTLTWGAGLSSLPAIHDDNNLSRSSRAATIAVNHAMPCVLPSGLEKLDICCFPLAEFPCWVNPGELKNLKKLYIRGGIISSLGEDKYWEVTVLRLRFLKHLNYSWTALH from the coding sequence ATGCTTGTCCACCAAAGCATTGAGGAAGATGTGTTTGAGCCACTGGTGTCGCGTGTTAATGAAATTAGACGCCGCTTCTTTGGGATAGTGAGCTCATCTGAAAATGACGGAAGGGCACCTACGATGCATGAACTTCCAGAAAAGATCAGATGGGAAGTGCAACATCTTGAAGAATTATTTGAGgggatcaaggaagacaaggaggGGGTCTATGAGAGCATTACGTCTGTTAGCATGGCAGTCTCTAAGTGGCAAAGAAGATTGGGAATAGTATACCGGAATGCATCTGGAGCTCCTGCACTTTTTGAGGGAATGAAATGggcagttgagcatcatgaggggtGGGTTGAGGATGGTACCACATCAGAAGCCAATACTGAGACACTGTCTTTTGATGAATATGAGTTTTTTGAATCACTTCGATACCTTAAGACTGCAGAAGGTGGTTCAGAAGCTCGTTTCCTGGATGGTATAAAGAGTGGGATGCAGTGCATCAACGATGTTCTTGCcactgtacactcaagaacagaagCAGCCAACGAGAGCTTGCGTATTGTAGACCATGTCTTCTCCCCAGTACTGAAACTAATAAAAACCATTGATCATCTAGTATCAGTAGCCGCTGAGGGTGGAGACAAATCTCAGAACTATAAGTTCCTTGTCAAGATTGATGGTCAAGTAAACTGCTTGCAGGATGCACTACATGTGATTGATATAAATAAGACAGAGGTTGAGGAAAGCTTTAGAACAATGGAAGGTCTCATCTGGCCACTATTGTCACGCCTTAACGCCACTTGCAATGTTCAATTGGAACCTCCGAGCTTCCAAGATGAGATCAAAAAAGGCATTAACCACTTGGTAGATGTACTTGGCATGATTGAGAAAAAGAAGCAGGATGGAAATGCAAACTTCAGCATTGTCAATGCAGCCTTCTCGCCGTTATTGACATGTTTGAACACCATCAGGCACCTCTCATTAGAAGCCTTAGCCCATGAAGATAAATCAGGTGCCTTTATTCTCTTGGGCAATATCAGCGATGAGTTGTCACAGCTCAAAGATGTACTCCAGAAGGTCCAGCAGAAAGAGAAAGGGATATACAGTAACTTTGATGCCATTGAGCAACATATTGATGAGCTTTTTGAGGGGCCTATGATAGATGCTGAAGGCTCCTTAAAACTTCAGCAGATGGGTGGCCTGCGAGAAAAGTTCTGTGCGATTCATAAAGAGATAACAAATACATGGGGAAAGGTGAATGACTCTTTCAAGGTTCAGGATGGCTCCATCAGATCGATGGCTGCAAGACATGAAGCTTCATCTTCTCGTCCATTGTCAGCAGCAGATACATTCAACATTAACAGGGAAAGTGTGGAGATGTGGAAGCTTAAGGATAGCATTAATGGACTGGAGACGAGGTTGAGACAGTGCCTTTTGTGCCTTGCTGTGTTCCCGGAGGATGCAGTCATCAAGAAGAGGCTGCTAATTCATTGGTGGATTGGAGAAGGCTTTGTGAGTTCAGTTTCAGAGGGGAAGAAATTTTTTAATGAGCTGCTTATCACCAAGGGATTCATTAAGCCAGTTAAGAAATACCACTGCGAAAAAGTACACGGGTGCAAGGTGCAACCGCTGATCCGTGCGCTACTGATTGAAGCTGCAAAGAGCGCAGCATTTGTCGAGCTCAGTTCTGACGGCAGCTCCAAGAATGACTTCACCAGAACCCGGCGTGCATGTTTGCAGGATGGGAAGATCCTTACCAGTTTCCATCGCAATGTTTTGACAATTTACAATATTAAACAACAGTATCTGGAGTTAGACAAGACATGGTTTTCTGGAAAGACATGTTTGAGCACTGTGCAGTTAGGACGATGGCAGGATTCAAATTATGACCCTCGGGCACATCACGTAGAGTTGAACAATGTTGATTTCCTAAAGCAGGTCAAGTCGTGCAAGCAATTGAAGTACCTGAGCTTCAGAGGGATATCAAGAATCGAGGCTCTTCCAACCTCGATTGGAAAGCTCACAAGACTTGTCATCCTTGATCTCAAAGCATGCCATAATCTGGAGGATCTACCAAAGGAGATAGTGAAACTAGTGAATCTGGAGTACTTGGACGTTTCTGAATGCTACTTGCTGTCAGGTATGCCCAAGGGACTAATCAAGCTTTCTCAACTTGAAGTTCTCAAGGGATTTGTTCTGGCAAACACTAGGAGCAAAGACCCCTGCCATCTCAATGAACTTGCCATGCTGAAAAAATTACGGACGCTGAGCATTAGAATTGGAAATAGCATAGATAGTGATCAGTTTGAGAAAATTAAAGAGTTTTGTGCCCTCCGGTCACTCACACTTACTTGGGGAGCAGGGTTATCCTCATTACCTGCTATACACGATGACAATAATCTTTCAAGATCAAGccgtgctgctactattgctgttAATCATGCAATGCCTTGTGTTCTCCCCTCAGGCCTTGAGAAGCTGGATATCTGTTGCTTCCCATTAGCAGAATTTCCTTGCTGGGTTAATCCTGGAGAGCTGAAAAACTTGAAGAAACTCTATATCAGGGGAGGTATCATAAGTAGTCTAGGCGAGGACAAGTACTGGGAGGTGACCGTGCTTCGGTTAAGGTTCCTCAAGCATCTCAACTATTCATGGACGGCACTGCACTAG